From a single Silene latifolia isolate original U9 population chromosome 6, ASM4854445v1, whole genome shotgun sequence genomic region:
- the LOC141658517 gene encoding transcription factor bHLH14-like yields MDENFTISSSTSSSSKAPKPQEFQFPSTLLSNLQFLLQTQPFWWNYAILWQTTTQNINNNTETLSLIWSEGHFQGFQSPSTKPTKKPIISDEEGSSMDDMVTDVEWFYMSSPTRAHPIKQGGVFAKAYTTGALVWLSGPGSLASYNCDRVQEADSHGLETFVIIPVSNGVLEMGSVDSINENWDLVQQVNNLFGSLSVPDMGYTRPNFVTNSDLQSHLSLSETCDSDKLLSPEKTAKRKGRRRSGTLPVTVNHVEAERQRRDKMNSRFYALRSVVPYVSKMDKASLLGDAVAYINELKSKVERLESKLQTKKECTSNSDNCTSTLLKDKKMINVPSENYRKEMNATIPAEVNVRILGSEAMIRVQCEKINHPSAILMDLFKELNLQVKHATISTIGELMIQDVVISNVPMEIWSSDELKNVIFGRLTM; encoded by the coding sequence atggaCGAGAATTTCACAATTTCATCCTCAACTTCATCATCATCCAAGGCACCAAAACCCCAAGAATTCCAATTCCCATCAACATTACTATCAAATTTACAATTCTTACTTCAAACTCAACCATTTTGGTGGAATTACGCCATTTTATGGCAAACTACAACTCAAAACATCAACAACAATACCGAAACTCTTAGCTTAATTTGGTCTGAGGGTCATTTCCAAGGCTTCCAAAGCCCATCTACCAAGCCCACTAAGAAGCCGATTATCTCCGACGAAGAAGGCTCTTCAATGGATGACATGGTGACCGATGTGGAATGGTTTTACATGTCTTCACCTACTAGGGCACACCCTATAAAACAAGGTGGTGTATTTGCTAAGGCTTACACTACTGGGGCCTTAGTTTGGTTAAGTGGACCGGGTTCACTAGCCTCGTATAATTGTGACCGCGTGCAAGAAGCCGACTCACATGGGCTAGAGACTTTTGTTATTATACCTGTGTCCAATGGTGTTCTCGAGATGGGTTCTGTTGACTCGATCAATGAGAATTGGGATTTGGTTCAGCAAGTTAATAATCTTTTTGGGTCGTTGAGTGTTCCCGATATGGGCTACACTCGGCCTAATTTTGTCACTAATAGTGACCTACAGAGTCATTTGAGCCTATCTGAGACGTGTGACTCAGACAAGCTCCTGAGTCCTGAGAAAACGGCGAAGAGAAAAGGGAGACGTCGTAGTGGGACTCTCCCTGTCACAGTCAATCACGTGGAAGCGGAGAGACAAAGGAGAGACAAAATGAATAGTCGATTTTATGCCCTACGGTCCGTTGTCCCGTATGTGTCCAAAATGGACAAGGCGTCCCTGTTAGGTGACGCCGTGGCATATATCAATGAGTTAAAAAGTAAAGTAGAAAGGTTAGAGTCAAAACTTCAAACAAAGAAGGAGTGTACTAGTAATAGTGACAATTGCACGAGTACGCTTTTAAAAGACAAGAAAATGATTAACGTGCCTAGTGAAAATTACCGTAAAGAAATGAATGCGACAATTCCAGCTGAAGTTAATGTTAGGATTTTGGGTAGTGAGGCTATGATTAGGGTTCAATGTGAGAAAATTAATCACCCTTCCGCAATATTAATGGATTTGTTTAAGGAGCTTAATTTGCAAGTTAAACATGCTACTATTTCTACTATAGGAGAGTTAATGATTCAAGATGTTGTGATTTCTAACGTTCCAATGGAGATATGGAGTTCGGATGAATTGAAAAATGTAATCTTTGGAAGATTAACGATGTAG